The Campylobacterota bacterium genome includes a window with the following:
- a CDS encoding PhnA domain-containing protein, with amino-acid sequence MSIEQTLKERSGGICELCGASENLEAFEVAPSDGSADQSVYLCGTCRDQIENPSDLNRDHWRCLGDSMWSQTPAVQVMAYRLLSALGDQDQLDMLYLEDDVKSWAQAGMLSTPNAEETAGGVTRDSNGTVLSEGDTVTLIKDLEVKGAGFTAKRGTVVKNIRLTDDPKYIEGKINGSTIVLVAAYMKKA; translated from the coding sequence ATGAGTATTGAACAAACATTAAAAGAACGAAGCGGCGGTATCTGTGAACTTTGCGGCGCTTCCGAAAACCTCGAGGCATTTGAAGTCGCCCCGTCGGACGGTTCTGCGGATCAATCCGTCTATCTCTGCGGAACCTGCCGTGACCAGATCGAAAACCCTAGCGATCTGAACCGCGACCACTGGCGTTGCCTGGGTGATAGCATGTGGAGTCAGACCCCTGCGGTACAGGTGATGGCATATCGCCTTTTGAGCGCCCTGGGCGATCAGGATCAACTCGATATGCTTTACCTCGAAGACGACGTGAAATCATGGGCCCAGGCGGGGATGCTGAGCACACCAAACGCGGAAGAAACAGCCGGCGGCGTGACACGTGACAGCAACGGAACCGTTTTGAGCGAAGGAGATACCGTCACCCTGATCAAAGACCTCGAGGTCAAAGGAGCCGGATTTACGGCCAAACGCGGAACCGTCGTAAAAAATATCCGTCTCACCGACGATCCGAAATACATCGAAGGCAAAATTAACG
- a CDS encoding MBL fold metallo-hydrolase, translating to MEYIEFLGTSGTRTPSQGTTCVHVSKHCVIDAGNLINAFGNDIFSIEHIFLTHSHLDHIIDIPFLADLFVTQKKVSLKIYALKETLDDLRQFIFNHRIWPNFEEIALLDRTDKTLELIEIEPDVSYRVDDITLTPFKTTHTDGSCGYLIERAGSGILFTADTYRCDRIWEMLDAHPHIHSLVIEVSYPSRYAKLAKESRHLTPLLLEDEMRRCRRNDFRVYTMHLKTLFSETIVQELDSMKLLRNGGKVLADGSRIAFAHPDTL from the coding sequence ATGGAATACATCGAATTTTTAGGTACGAGCGGAACGCGTACCCCCTCTCAGGGGACGACCTGCGTCCACGTCTCCAAACACTGCGTAATCGACGCCGGCAACCTGATCAATGCATTCGGTAACGATATTTTCAGTATCGAACATATCTTTTTGACCCATTCGCATCTCGATCATATCATTGACATTCCTTTTCTGGCCGACTTGTTCGTAACCCAGAAAAAAGTCTCCCTGAAAATCTATGCCCTGAAAGAGACCCTCGACGACCTCCGCCAATTTATTTTCAATCACCGCATCTGGCCCAATTTTGAAGAGATTGCCCTGCTCGATCGCACCGACAAGACTCTCGAATTGATCGAAATCGAACCCGATGTTTCCTACCGCGTTGACGACATTACCCTCACTCCGTTCAAAACAACCCATACGGACGGGAGCTGCGGTTATCTGATCGAAAGAGCGGGCAGCGGTATTCTTTTTACCGCCGATACCTACCGATGCGACCGCATCTGGGAAATGCTTGACGCCCACCCCCATATCCATTCGCTCGTGATCGAAGTCTCCTACCCTTCCCGGTACGCCAAACTTGCAAAAGAGAGCAGGCACCTCACCCCGCTGCTGCTAGAGGATGAAATGCGCCGATGCCGACGAAACGATTTTCGGGTTTATACGATGCACCTTAAAACCCTTTTTTCCGAAACGATCGTCCAAGAGCTAGACTCCATGAAACTGCTTCGAAACGGCGGAAAAGTACTTGCCGACGGCAGCAGGATCGCGTTTGCTCACCCCGATACGCTATAA